The genomic segment AAATCgcaccacccccaccggcCCCTAGGTATTGCACCGTTTGCGCTGCACCagggctgctggtgcgctggtgcgctggtgcgctggtgcgctAGCGCTGTTGACCacccattcgctcgctcgcatgcgGTTGCTTTACGTCCGCTCGCATGTCCTCGATGAAGGGTGTGACCGCTGCATTTCCTATTCCCCACCCCCGCCCTCGCAAGACCTCACCCCGCGGTTTGGCTGGTGGAATGTGTCTCTGGTGGTCGCGACCATTCTAGAACGTCGACGCCGGCGCCCTGCCGCCAACGGGTCGCACAAGATCCCCTATTCCGAGACTGACTTCCACCGTGGGGTTCCGTGCCTTTCTAAGCGGTgcgcacccacccacccactgaCGCGGAACTCACCGTGCGTCAGGAGTCAGGAGGGTTTGTTGGTTCCGCTGGTTGCCACCCGTCACTAATCAGTGGCCTCAGGCAAAAAGTTCTGTCCGTTCGGATGCTCCTAGCGCGGATGACACCTGACACGTACGGGCGGCTGTTCGAGCCTGCTACCGTCGTTCCAGTTCACTAGCACGGACGCACCGACCGTGGCGCACCTGAGCTCAACAACAAactagctcgctcgctctgatGAGTGCAGCGATGATTGACAGGTGCTCCACCTGTGGCTCCTTTTGGCAATGGTAACGTTGTGGTCCAATTTTGCGCTCCATTAGGGCGCCTCCAAACTTCCCCGCGATTGCGGCGATCAACAGATTCGCCATTCGACACGGCACACCGCAAAgcagaccaccagcaccccttCCCATCCCCTGCATTTccttccaccgtcaccgtgttACAGTTCGCTGGAACGGGACGGTGACGATCCGGGTCCCAGGTGTGTGCTGTAGAAGAGAAAGGGATAACgaggcgggcgcgcgcgtgctaAGCGTGCGCCAGGATCCAAgcgaggtgggggggggggggggggtagacgAGGCAACTCCAGTTTGTGGAGTAGCACCTGTGGTGGAAAAATGAGCGGGTGCGCGAGTGAGACAGAGGTATGAGCCCCCAACGcacctccccccacccccttcgcCCCAGGGCTCCACCAGCTACGGAGCAGATTGGAATGGTGGGGCGAGAAGGGTGGCGTCCATATATAAGCGAGGTGTCTGCGCTTGCAGCGCCGTCTGTTCGTAAACAAACGGAGCAGGGATCAGTCCGGCACTGTGTTGGAGCTTGAGTTTGAAGTTTTAGTTGCGTTCCACGAGGCGCCGCGCGTTTTGCTCAGCTCAGGTAGcaggagggagggaaaaatcCAGAATATCTTTCCTCCCCTAGCACTGTCGTCACCAAATCCAAGTGTGTTGATACCCATACCCCGTTTACTTTCGTTTCCTTACTTGTGCTACGCCGTAACCGTAAAAAAACATAGATCACTGGGTgtaccgcaacagcagcagcaaacaactcAACACAAACTCAACGGCCACTAAAGAGACGAAGAGGAAGGCAGAGAAGAAAGCTACGGAGAGCGAACTGAGTGTGACGAGTGACGGAGGGTCCCCAATTAAGCAATCAACCAAATacagcaacagaacagcaCGGCATCAAAATGAAGTCTCTGGTAAGTAGTGCAACACCCGATCCCCCGGGAAGCTTTGGATtccccctctttctctctcttttccccgtttgtttttttcaccTGGATTATGGAAGTTCCTATGTAGGAGGTCCTTTGACCAGGAACTTTTGCTGTCCAAAAAATAACACTcatgtgtgttgtgtctgtggctgggcgtgcgtgcgttcatGCGTGCGATAAGGTGCAAAGTTTCTGATAGAAGTTAGCGGCGACTCTTTGGAAGTCGATGAATCCCTACGAGACGGTGAACGAGACCGAGCTGGCTCTTCGGGAGCAAAAGTTTTACTTAGTGTTCGGGTCttcgccagagagagagaaagagtaagagagaaagagagagagataaagaggaAGTCACCGGTTATTTGATGCTCCTAAACATCCCCAAAAGAGCAGCAGTTTTGCTAGTTGCTACCTGCTGCTCTGCGGTGGAAGTGCTCGTGAGTTTCACGCGGAGCTGGCCGGGCAGCTTCGTACGCCACTCCCAGGAACACATGTCCTTGTCATGCCGACATGACGTTTCgaccttctttggtttctttttttttcgtggaagGGTCAGAGATGCGGCCTTACGAATCAGCGCATCATCGCTGACGTCGCCCATTACGTGCCACAAACGGTGGAAGTTTACGCTGGATGCAGGATTCGCGAACGACCGGCCGACAATCTGACAGCTCCAGCGTTTCCATGACCTTTTTCCCTGGAAGAAGTTTGCGGTCACCTTGTCGCTCTCAGAAACTTGGCGCAAACCAATCAGGGATCGTTGGAACTTCCTGCGTTTCTGCTTCGCGTCTCGAAGGGCGCACTCACTTGACTCATCAGCCTTTGCAAACACCTTGAACCTGACAGCGATAAGTCAACCTGACCAGCCTGATTATGTGGAGCAACTGCAGATGATGTGCACCAGTACATACGCATGCGCCTCAACCGACGGCTTGGggccagctgctgcaactgcatccAGGTCTAGTTGGCCATGCGCGACGGCCACTAGCATAACCAGCCGGTTACGTCGCTTTGCCCGCTTTCAGCGGAGGCATAAATTATAGGATCTTgagcacatacatacacaatgtcggaaaaaggtgaaagaaagatagagagagagagccaacgagacacaaaaacaaaacgtaaaaACTGGGCAGCTCAATCATGCTAGCCAGCCAGGTGGCCCCTCACCCCCCAATCCAGGCCGATGCAGACGTCGAGATGGAGGCGGAGTGTCCACAGGCAAGTCGCATGTGGGCGATTAATATGCCAACCCATAGCCCGCTGCACGCAATCAAGTGAAACCATCGGCCGAGCTCGCGGTCCACTGGCACGGGGCAACCCTTCGCTCCCCGTCCTCCCACCCTGCCAGCAAGTTTCGTAAATCACACgcgcgctgtgtgtgcgtggctcCGAAGCAGGAAGCGAAGTAGAGCACTCAATCTTCCAATCCAATCGCAACGCCCCAGCGTCGTTGTCTCTGTTGACTCGACGAAAGcgttctgctggtggtggtggtggtgtatgttGGGGGCCTTGTGCGCGTAGCATTTCAAGGACACAGCAGCTGGCAGCGCTGCTCTGTCACATTAAATGCTCGTTAGGCAGAATTGATGGTGCAGTTCAGATTTTCATTATCCAAGCGTGCGGGACgcgcagaagagaagaagaagaggaggaggaggaaaaaaatggtgctggctgcttggCTTGGCAGTTTTGCTTCTAGCTTCTGTCCGAGGCTCCAGTAGGTCTGGCGGTAAcgttgcgcgcgcgccccgATATCGGCCGGAAGGGCGCCACCACTTTTTTGGGGTGTACCGGATCCTACGATGCAAAAGCTATTGCTAttgccgctgctcctgctcgtggtggtgtgccAATTTAGTCACGTTCTGGCTATTACgctgttttattatttcacttTGTACAGCCTCTTGCTGTCGGGCTTCTACCCCGGGGCgccctgatcctgatcctgggCGAGGTATTCTGAGGATGCGGCTGCCGTTCTCGCGCGCGCCGAATGCATCAAATGAGGCGGATAATTTGTCCTCCATGCTGTCGTTCTGCCACGTTTTGGGGCAAGCTATCTAGCAcggtcgttttgttttttttttattgaaagtgCGACTTGGGGCGACCGGGACCTGCACAGGTGGCTCACGAGCTCATCGAGCACGTTTTTCGGCACCCAGGAATGGAATTAGCAATagaaaattcgccgattcccACCACCGGCTGAGCTCGGACCCGTAAACTGGGCTCGTCGATTTACATTTTCTAATTAGATTTTTTCGGAATCGTGTTCCGAGGCGTACTAATAATAGACTAATGCGGACGCCTTTCCTCTCCCTATCTCCTCTTCGCACCTCATTACCCGAAACAGCTACTACTGTCCATGGTAGTGACCATCATCGCAGCACAGAGAGACTACACTACGCCGGTACCGATACTGAAGCAGATCAACCGGCACAACGAGGACGGCAGCTACAGTTACGGCTACGAGGCGGCCGACGGTACGTTCAAGATCGAAACAAAGTACGCGAACGGCGAGGTGCAGGGCAAGTACGGTTacgtcgacgacggtggcaagCTGCGCGAGATCGAGTACGGGGCGAGTAACCGTGGTTTCGAGCCCCAAGGTAAGCCCCACCACCGCTCGGCCCTCGGCTCGGCTTCTCTACTTCCTCATCTCACACACGTCTGACGGTTGATTCGTACAGGTACGGACATCAAtgtgccgccaccgacgctgagcaacagcaactatCCGCCGCTCGGTCCGaacgaggaggatgatggcCAGTACCGGGAGGATCCGAGCATCTACTACAAGGACTCGCGCTACAACACGAAACCGGCCGGCGGAAACGCACAGTACAGCGCACCACGTCCCGCCCCCGTTGCCTACAATCCGGCACCGCAGCAGTACTACCGGAACACGGCCGCAGCACCACAGCCagccccggcaccggcaccggcaccggccccGTTCAGCCAGCATCGTTTCCAGGCGCCactccagcatcagcagcagtactacCAGCCGGCGGTACCGCAGCATCGGGCCGACATCTGGCACCCGAACGCCAAGGTCGACATCAATACCGGCTCGTACTCGCTGAGCTACACCGGCAGATAGACAGCGAGCGGCCCCCTTTCCCTCCCAACTCCACACGCACTCACCAACGCCATCACTCAAATCGTATCACGCATCTCTTACCAAACACCTTGTCCCCTTGGTACTTACAGCCTAAGTCAAATCTAGCCTTTACCCCTGTAGACGTCTAAGCATCTGCATGCTGCCAACGCACGTCACATCCGTCCAGCCCCGTAATTCGCTGCCAGGCGCTCAATCGTCAGTGTTTCTTGTCTTTGTCTAATTTTCTCTGTTTTCTGTCACCTGTCACACTGATGAAAATGTGCTGTAAACACTGCgcgcagcataagcagcataaCGGAATAACGGAAATAAAATGTGGACGCTGACGATGACTCAAAACTGATTCTTTCGAACGTTCTCTCGATACACACCGATTGTCGTGCGTGCCGTATCGTAGCCTAGCGTCGCGCGATGACACTGATTTGTGTATTtaccaatgctgctgctgctgctgtttagtAAAACTGTTGACGAGCATTAGAAGCGCGCGAGCGCTACAAACAACACGTATTTACGTTTAATTAATTCGAGCCAGCTAGCGCGAGGACGAACCGCGAAACGAGACCGCGGGAGAGCTGGTAATTAATTTACTGCTCGCgcatctcgcgctcgctctcgctttctccAGCAAACGGCGACTCAATTATCTTGCATCAGGACTCCGCCACGCCTCGTAGTGCCGCTTCGTTTAGCACTTCATTTAGCGTAAATTAGAGCGCGCCACTGTGGTGTCGAAAGTCGCCACCAAGCTCGCGGCCACCCAGTAGTGGCGATGGGGGGACGGCCAGAGACAACGCCAGGGTAAGGTGCAAGgtcacaggcaggcaggcaggcaggcagacaggcacaGCACCAAACCCGGCTACGGGACGAATCCGAACATTCGTTTCGCGGATTCGGGATTTCTGCTCACCGAAGCCAGCCTGTAGCAGCAGTCGCGCGCCAACATGCCAACGCCGCCGGATTCGCCATCCAGGCTGGTAGCAGCGCTCTGCGAGCTTTGCAGctgcatcatcgatcgaaacgcaCATCTGTACgtcgcccccctccccccccccccccccccacaaggCAGCCAGTCAAGCCAGTGCGCTTTACCTATCTTTAGGCGAATTCACTGCAtcccggtggggtgggtgggtggttgtgtGTCCTTCCGGTTACGGACtcctgccctctctctctctttctctctatttcacttttcctgctgctgctgctgctgctgctgctgcagctgctactACAACGCTTCTCGACAAAGACAAATGCCCCATCGTACCGGGATGGTATGGAAACCGGGagtggctggtggcggtggggaTGTGGCAAAGTCGAGTCGACAAAGTACTTCTCGTTCCGGATGCTGCATACTGATGATGGCTAACCAAGGTACAAATTGGGGTTCGAGACGCACAACAGCATGTGAACGGGTGCAGAGGGTGCCAGAGAGGTGCAAAGGATTAAATCgatgtgtgtgtgctgctgggcGTGTGGTAAGTTGGAGTTGGAACCCGGGCCACGGAGCAATTTGCCATGCACAGAGTCA from the Anopheles aquasalis chromosome X, idAnoAquaMG_Q_19, whole genome shotgun sequence genome contains:
- the LOC126569277 gene encoding pupal cuticle protein 27 — protein: MKSLLLLSMVVTIIAAQRDYTTPVPILKQINRHNEDGSYSYGYEAADGTFKIETKYANGEVQGKYGYVDDGGKLREIEYGASNRGFEPQGTDINVPPPTLSNSNYPPLGPNEEDDGQYREDPSIYYKDSRYNTKPAGGNAQYSAPRPAPVAYNPAPQQYYRNTAAAPQPAPAPAPAPAPFSQHRFQAPLQHQQQYYQPAVPQHRADIWHPNAKVDINTGSYSLSYTGR